The proteins below are encoded in one region of Drosophila santomea strain STO CAGO 1482 chromosome 2R, Prin_Dsan_1.1, whole genome shotgun sequence:
- the LOC120446329 gene encoding antigen 5 like allergen Cul n 1: protein MFPLRVWFTCVVILSLNPFPAHSWDYCQEHWCPRSTDHVACNNNGTLGPQCGKEARLMPLSNQQRAFIVHQVNFYRNQVASGGLPAFGPAHRMASVRWDPELAQLAELAARRCSASGDGCRNTRRFKHVGQLTGHVIFSAGKHGDLELLRHKISNWFGQYKRANKDLQAADPASDITSFRQLLQESSTHMGCGVLRQRSHMRWHQQFIVCNFARSNMPREQVYQVGVAGTGCRSGRNPRYPNLCALQEHYDVNAVDRFHTKRPLAIRIKYSESQPAKAWAAPPGVAFHPNIQLGHP, encoded by the exons ATGTTTCCGCTTAGAGTGTGGTTCACCTGCGTGGTGATTCTCTCCCTCAACCCCTTTCCCGCCCACTCCTGGGACTATTGCCAGGAGCACTGGTGTCCGCGCTCCACCGACCACGTGGCCTGCAACAACAACGGG ACCCTAGGCCCTCAATGCGGAAAGGAGGCCAGACTAATGCCGCTTAGCAATCAGCAGCGGGCGTTCATTGTGCACCAGGTGAACTTCTATCGCAATCAGGTGGCCTCGGGCGGACTTCCCGCCTTCGGACCCGCCCACCGCATGGCCAGTGTGCGCTGGGATCCTGAACTGGCGCAGCTGGCTGAGCTGGCGGCCAGGAGGTGCAGTGCGTCCGGCGATGGATGCCGCAACACCAGGCGATTCAAGCACGTGGGCCAGCTGACTGGCCACGTAATCTTCAGTGCGGGCAAGCACGGCGACTTGGAGCTGCTGCGCCACAAAATCTCCAACTGGTTCGGCCAGTACAAGCGAGCCAACAAGGATCTTCAAGCCGCCGATCCAGCTAGTGACATCACCAGTTTCCGGCAGTTGCTACAGGAAAGTTCCACCCACATGGGATGCGGCGTGCTCCGCCAGAGGAGCCACATGCGGTGGCACCAGCAGTTCATCGTCTGCAACTTTGCCCGCAGCAACATGCCACGCGAGCAGGTCTAccaggtgggcgtggctggcacGGGATGCAGGTCGGGCAGGAATCCTCGCTACCCCAATCTCTGCGCCCTGCAGGAGCACTACGATGTGAACGCCGTGGACCGCTTTCACACCAAGCGACCACTTGCGATCAGGATCAAGTACAGCGAATCCCAACCAGCGAAGGCTTGGGCAGCTCCTCCTGGTGTAGCCTTCCATCCCAATATCCAGTTGGGACATCCTTGA
- the LOC120444283 gene encoding cytochrome P450 9c1, whose translation MVFVELLIFVAFVGLLLYKWSVYPFGYFSKRGVAHEKPIPLLGNIPWSVLMGQESYIKHSIDLHLRLKQHKVYGVYNLRDPLYYLADPELIRQVGIKSFDTFANHRKGITDGFDDSSVISKSLLSLRDRRWKQMRSTLTPTFTSLKIRQMFELIHYCNVEAVDYVQRQLDAGTSELELKNFFTRYTNDVIASAAFGIQVNSFKDPNNEFFSIGQRISEFTFWGGLKVLLYILMPRLMKALRVPVMDMNNVDYFKKLVFGAMKYRKEQSIVRPDMIHLLMEAQRQFKAEQEGSSDSRSGAQEDRAEFNDDDLLAQCLLFFSAGFDTVATCLSFTSYELMMNADVQEKLHEEILAVKQQLGEKPLDYDTLIGMKYLDCVVSESLRKWPPAFVLDRMCSADFQLKDEAGEVVANLREDDLVHINVAALHHDPDNFPEPEEFRPERFDEEHKHEIRQFTYLPFGVGQRSCIGNRLALMEVKSLIFQLVLRYHLQPTDRTPADMMSRLSGFQMLPRELFWCRLESRGAA comes from the exons ATGGTTTTCGTGGAGTTGTTGATATTCGTGGCCTTCGTCGGTTTGCTGCTGTACAAGTGGTCCGTCTATCCCTTCGGGTACTTCTCgaaaaggggcgtggcccaCGAGAAGCCCATTCCGCTGCTGGGCAATATTCCGTGGTCGGTGCTGATGGGCCAAGAGTCGTACATAAAGCACAG CATTGACCTGCACTTGCGACTGAAGCAGCACAAGGTCTATGGCGTCTACAACCTGCGGGATCCTCTGTACTACCTCGCCGACCCGGAACTCATTCGCCAAGTGGGCATCAAGAGCTTCGATACCTTCGCCAACCATCGCAAGGGGATCACCGATGGATTCGACGATTCCAGCGTGATTTCCAAGAGCTTGCTCAGTCTGCGGGATCGTCGCTGGAAGCAAATGCGCAGCACCCTGACGCCCACGTTCACCAGCCTCAAGATCCGCCAGATGTTCGAGCTCATCCATTACTGCAACGTGGAGGCGGTGGACTACGTGCAGCGCCAACTGGATGCGGGCACTTCCGAACTGGAGCTGAAGAACTTCTTCACGCGCTACACCAACGACGTGATCGCGTCGGCTGCCTTTGGCATCCAGGTGAATTCCTTCAAGGATCCCAACAATGAGTTCTTCTCCATCGGTCAGCGCATTTCGGAGTTCACTTTCTGGGGCGGACTCAAAGTATTGCTGTACATTCTGATGCCGAGGCTGATGAAG GCACTACGCGTACCCGTGATGGACATGAACAACGTGGACTACTTCAAGAAGCTGGTCTTCGGTGCCATGAAGTATCGCAAGGAGCAGAGTATCGTGCGGCCCGATATGATTCACCTGCTGATGGAGGCACAGCGACAGTTTAAGGCAGAGCAGGAAGGATCTTCGGATTCAAGGAGTGGAGCTCAGGAGGATAGGGCAGAATTCAACGATGACGACTTGCTGGCCCAGTGCCTCCTGTTCTTCTCGGCAGGATTCGACACGGTGGCCACCTGCCTGAGCTTCACCAGCTACGAACTGATGATGAACGCCGATGTGCAGGAGAAGTTACACGAGGAGATCTTGGCCGTGAAGCAGCAGCTGGGGGAGAAGCCACTCGACTACGACACCCTGATCGGCATGAAGTATCTGGACTGCGTGGTCTCCGAGTCGCTGAGGAAGTGGCCACCGGCATTCGTCTTGGATCGAATGTGTAGCGCTGATTTCCAGCTGAAAGACGAGGCGGGCGAGGTTGTGGCTAACCTGCGGGAGGACGACCTGGTGCACATTAACGTGGCGGCGCTACATCACGACCCGGACAACTTCCCGGAACCGGAGGAGTTCCGGCCGGAGCGCTTTGACGAGGAGCACAAGCACGAGATCCGGCAGTTCACGTACCTGCCCTTCGGAGTGGGCCAACGTAGCTGCATCGGCAACCGGCTGGCTCTCATGGAGGTCAAGTCGCTGATCTTCCAGCTGGTCCTGCGCTACCACCTGCAGCCCACGGATCGCACGCCGGCGGACATGATGAGCAGACTCTCCGGCTTTCAAATGCTGCCCCGTGAGCTGTTCTGGTGCAGGCTGGAGTCCCGTGGAGCCGCTTAA
- the LOC120445092 gene encoding pupal cuticle protein Edg-78E, with product MLKYTLIFALFVALASCSEDDLQAQLLKSENKQNLDGAGQFQHEITVSNGIQVKAQGNVNGIQGEYFLPGEDGKQIRVTYTADATGFHPKVEE from the exons ATGCTGAAATAT ACCCTCATCTTTGCCCTGTTCGTCGCTTTGGCCAGCTGCAGTGAGGACGATCTGCAGGCGCAGCTTCTGAAGTCGGAGAACAAGCAGAACCTGGACGGAGCTGGGCAGTTCCAGCATGAGATCACGGTCAGCAATGGCATCCAGGTGAAGGCTCAAGGCAACGTGAACGGCATCCAGGGCGAGTACTTCCTGCCCGGCGAAGATGGCAAGCAGATTCGGGTGACTTACACCGCAGATGCCACCGGCTTCCATCCGAAGGTCGAGGAGTGA
- the LOC120445089 gene encoding NADH dehydrogenase [ubiquinone] 1 alpha subcomplex subunit 8, which translates to MGIRIDSYASAALVKISCCVVGKRFRLIAQDCSAIMVITNNTTLPEESELNVQELNLSSAVLRAGSFHLGKQCEQANNEFMLCRQELDDPRACLAEGRAVTSCALDFFRKVKKTCHEEFTQYATCLDKSSGTMAFSHCRKTQGVFDKCIKDNFDWDRPSYGYFSRAKIVKSAREAPKKEEKVSYPDATPGLPEDYPKPPAKYGSRFHWLE; encoded by the exons ATGGGTATTCGCATTGACAGCTACGCCTCTGCAGCCCTGGTCAAAATCAGCTGTTGTGTTGTAGGCAAAC GTTTTCGGTTGATCGCACAGGACTGCAGCGCTATCATGGTCATCACCAACAACACAACACTGCCCGAAGAGTCGGAGCTGAACGTGCAGGAGCTAAATCTTTCGTCGGCGGTCTTACGGGCGGGCTCGTTCCATTTGGGCAAGCAATGCGAGCAGGCCAATAAT GAGTTTATGCTGTGTCGGCAGGAGCTGGACGACCCGCGGGCCTGCTTGGCGGAGGGCAGAGCCGTGACCAGCTGCGCCCTGGACTTTTTCCGCAAGGTGAAGAAGACCTGCCATGAGGAGTTCACGCAGTACGCCACCTGCCTGGACAAGAGCAGTGGTACCATGGCTTTTTCACA TTGCCGCAAGACCCAGGGAGTGTTCGACAAGTGCATCAAGGACAACTTCGACTGGGATCGTCCCTCCTATGGCTACTTCTCGCGGGCCAAG ATCGTCAAATCAGCTCGCGAGGCACCCAAGAAGGAGGAGAAGGTCTCCTACCCCGACGCCACCCCCGGTCTGCCCGAGGACTACCCCAAGCCGCCGGCAAAGTACGGTTCCCGCTTCCACTGGCTGGAGTAG
- the LOC120446327 gene encoding vasorin, with protein sequence MASLKSLQIVSGLLTFVLLLTQLLAHAHVVQAENIDAAETDRFCYPESSKNTRRSCECSNVSASPWGNRALRIDCSYKDYRSADLSLVLPLYIDSLDLSWNALDSVPILSSDTLHQLNLRHNNVSQLVAGNFKLLTSLRELYLGWNSIGRLEAGSFDGLPHLQVLDLAHNNLHLLPGQLFAPLLVLGTLDISWNRRFNESGEDLYTGLGVNWKLSTLRLDACNLGDLHLPVNAPLKELSLRRNQLKRIPAQLPETLLRLDISDNLLEELLPEDTFNLTQVRQLFIEDMPLLQRVMSNALAHVDVLETLSFQNSRQLSHLDAEAFGPTMTTSTKKTALRSLSFRGTMLRTFNSTLAPLFTQLAELDLNGLPLQCDCELVWLKQLPVETNGRCYKPARIRGMLVTSARGDAFSCDTWPRWAYGLVVLSLIALSAAGIYLIVMGLRPHRGVTMRRKVGAGSPYARVTIEPNRQENPH encoded by the coding sequence ATGGCGAGTTTGAAAAGTTTGCAGATTGTGAGCGGGCTGCTGACCTTTGTCCTGCTGCTGACGCAGCTGCTGGCCCACGCCCACGTCGTCCAGGCGGAGAACATCGACGCGGCGGAGACGGACCGCTTCTGCTATCCGGAGTCCTCGAAGAACACACGCCGCTCCTGCGAGTGCAGCAACGTGAGCGCTTCGCCGTGGGGCAACCGAGCCCTGCGCATCGACTGCAGCTACAAGGACTACAGGTCGGCGGATCTCTCGCTGGTCCTGCCCCTGTACATCGACTCGCTGGATCTCTCCTGGAACGCCCTGGACTCGGTCCCGATCCTCTCCAGCGACACCCTGCACCAGCTGAACCTGCGGCACAACAACGTCTCGCAATTGGTGGCCGGCAACTTCAAGCTGCTGACCAGTTTGCGGGAGTTGTACCTGGGCTGGAACAGCATTGGCAGACTAGAGGCCGGTTCCTTTGACGGATTACCCCATCTGCAGGTCCTTGACCTAGCCCACAACAATCTCCACCTGCTGCCCGGTCAACTGTTTGCCCCGCTTCTGGTACTGGGCACCTTGGACATCTCCTGGAATCGACGCTTCAACGAGTCTGGCGAGGATCTGTACACCGGACTCGGGGTGAACTGGAAGCTCTCCACCTTGAGACTGGACGCCTGCAACTTAGGTGATCTTCACCTGCCCGTAAATGCGCCCCTGAAGGAGCTCTCCCTGCGTCGCAACCAGCTTAAGCGGATTCCCGCACAGCTGCCGGAGACCCTTCTCCGCCTCGACATCAGCGACAAtctgctggaggagctgctgccGGAGGACACGTTCAATCTCACCCAGGTGCGCCAGCTGTTCATCGAGGACATGCCGCTGCTCCAGAGGGTGATGTCCAATGCCCTGGCCCATGTGGATGTCCTCGAAACATTGAGCTTCCAGAACAGCCGTCAGCTTAGCCACCTGGACGCGGAGGCCTTTGGACCCACCATGACCACCTCCACCAAGAAAACAGCTCTGCGGTCGCTAAGCTTTCGCGGCACTATGCTGCGCACCTTTAATTCCACGCTGGCGCCGCTTTTTACGCAACTTGCCGAGCTGGATCTCAACGGTCTCCCGCTGCAGTGCGACTGCGAGCTGGTCTGGCTGAAGCAGCTGCCGGTCGAAACCAACGGACGCTGCTACAAGCCGGCCCGCATCCGCGGCATGCTGGTCACCTCCGCTCGAGGTGACGCCTTCAGCTGCGACACCTGGCCGAGATGGGCCTACGGCCTGGTCGTGCTCTCACTGATCGCCCTCAGCGCCGCGGGCATCTACCTGATCGTCATGGGACTCAGGCCCCACCGCGGGGTCACCATGCGCCGCAAGGTGGGCGCCGGCAGCCCCTACGCCCGCGTCACCATCGAGCCCAATCGCCAGGAGAATCCCCACTAG
- the LOC120445091 gene encoding uncharacterized protein LOC120445091, with translation MAPREKVEFVLVRLAFVPYINPLYPRISYQIRKHPPTGSIIQVRDWFEHVMMRERSNLPPDVNIRYAEWRIITGDMDLFQVQGFRFDKIMLVLGEENISWVFYQNTPLYRRIEGSACFPVSYCGCCLNNQYLDIMAKIKQTVSRKKIR, from the exons ATGGCTCCCCGAGAGAAAGTTGAATTCGTGCTAGTTCGCCTGGCCTTTGTTCCTTACAT AAATCCTCTGTACCCGCGCATCAGCTACCAGATCAGGAAGCATCCTCCCACTGGATCTATCATCCAGGTGCGCGATTGGTTCGAGCACGTGATGATGAGGGAGCGCTCCAATCTGCCACCAGATGTCAACATACGCTACGCAGAGTGGCGCATCATCACCGGCGACATGGACCTGTTCCAGGTGCAGGGCTTCCGCTTCGACAAGATCATGCTGGTGCTGGGCGAGGAAAACATCTCGTGGGTGTTCTATCAGAACACGCCGCTGTACCGCCGCATCGAGGGCAGCGCCTGCTTCCCCGTAAGCTACTGCGGATGCTGCCTGAACAACCAGTACCTGGACATTATGGCCAAAATCAAGCAGACTGTGTCGAGAAAGAAGATACGATGA
- the LOC120445087 gene encoding uncharacterized protein LOC120445087 — MISLILYMFLFYTATAERNLKVVKYENSVDSIVRDLIDNWQSPLVYLKSRGYLPKDAPEMDFQQLQGNSVPELPLKDLIELNKDSKREAETKSQGNPMEQMDPRAVRSLQDPKDLELKRMFQTLFSSSDKTASEEIQSKLGVSWDMNALKSSARLGAKKYLERFNSKRNRGLTESLDGSLTNEASLNFSSLIPHILEKKSNDSMAKSPVNKPTFLKGVARILSNPEIRYRDWDSKPAQEIPPKAAGT, encoded by the coding sequence atgaTTTCCTTAATCTTATACATGTTTCTATTTTATACTGCGACAGCTGAGCGTAATTTAAAAGTAGTTAAGTATGAGAACTCGGTGGACTCCATTGTCAGGGACCTCATCGACAACTGGCAGTCGCCGCTTGTCTACCTGAAAAGCCGCGGCTACCTGCCGAAAGATGCACCCGAAATGGATTTCCAGCAGCTGCAGGGGAATTCGGTGCCCGAATTGCCGTTAAAGGACTTGATTGAGCTCAACAAGGATTCCAAGCGGGAGGCGGAAACCAAAAGCCAGGGAAATCCCATGGAACAGATGGACCCGCGAGCAGTGCGATCTCTGCAAGATCCGAAGGATCTCGAGCTCAAGAGGATGTTCCAAACGCTGTTCTCTTCCAGCGACAAGACGGCCTCCGAGGAGATCCAATCCAAGCTGGGCGTGTCCTGGGACATGAACGCTTTGAAGTCATCTGCCCGTCTGGGGGCCAAGAAATATCTCGAGAGGTTCAACAGCAAGCGAAATCGAGGATTAACTGAATCTCTGGATGGCTCACTTACGAACGAGGCATCTCTGAACTTCTCCTCACTGATACCGCACATCTTGGAGAAGAAGAGCAACGATTCTATGGCGAAGTCCCCTGTCAATAAACCAACCTTCCTGAAGGGCGTGGCCAGGATTCTGAGCAACCCAGAGATAAGGTACAGGGACTGGGACTCCAAGCCTGCCCAGGAAATCCCACCGAAAGCCGCGGGCACATAG
- the LOC120445090 gene encoding isochorismatase domain-containing protein 1, translating to MALRRCHLNPKKTLFLLCDIQEKFRPAMPLFDNMVKNVDKLTRAGKALDVPLIVTEHYPEKLGKTVAQLDVSHAKLVSGKTLFSMVTPEVTAVIKDIFSGKPEDVVLYGLESHICVEQTAIDLLEQKINVYIVADCCSSRLKQDRDLALDRLRQAGCVITTSESVIFDLVRDKNNPKFDVVRKMVNQPSVDMELTRDGSGVPVGSAKL from the exons ATGGCCCTGCGACGCTGTCACCTGAATCCGAAGAAAACGCTCTTCCTGTTGTGCGACATACAGGAAAAGTTCCGACCGGCTATGCCGCTGTTCGACAACATGGTCAAAAACGTTGACAAACTA ACTCGGGCGGGAAAGGCTCTAGATGTGCCGCTGATTGTAACCGAGCACTATCCGGAAAAACTGGGCAAAACAGTGGCCCAGCTGGATGTGAGCCATGCCAAGCTGGTCTCCGGAAAAACCCTGTTCAGCATGGTTACTCCCGAAGTCACTGCTGTGATCAAGGACATCTTCAGCGGCAAGCCGGAGGATGTCGTGCTGTATGGCCTCGAG TCCCACATTTGCGTGGAGCAGACCGCCATCGATCTCCTCGAGCAGAAAATCAACGTGTACATAGTGGCGgactgctgctcctccaggCTGAAGCAGGACCGAGATCTGGCCCTGGATCGCCTGCGCCAAGCGGGCTGCGTGATCACCACCAGTGAGAGCGTCATCTTCGACTTGGTGCGCGACAAGAACAACCCCAAGTTCGATGTGGTCCGGAAAATGGTGAACCAGCCCTCGGTGGATATGGAACTGACGCGCGACGGCAGCGGAGTTCCGGTGGGCAGTGCCAAGTTGTGA